In one Macaca nemestrina isolate mMacNem1 chromosome 2, mMacNem.hap1, whole genome shotgun sequence genomic region, the following are encoded:
- the LOC105477690 gene encoding von Hippel-Lindau disease tumor suppressor isoform X2: MPRRAENWDEAEEGAEEAGAEEYGPEEDGREESGAEESGPEESGPEELGAEEEMEAGRPLPVLRSVNSREPSQVIFCNRSPRVVLPLWLNFDGEPQPYPTLPPGTGRRIHSYRGHLWLFRDAGTHDGLLVNQTELFVPSLNVDGQPIFANITLPDGISLCWPGWSTVAQSWLTATSAYWRVSQCHPGWSAVV, from the exons ATGCCCCGGAGGGCGGAGAACTGGGACGAGGCCGAGGAAGGCGCGGAGGAGGCAGGCGCCGAAGAGTACGGCCCTGAAGAGGACGGCCGGGAGGAGTCGGGCGCCGAGGAGTCCGGCCCGGAAGAGTCCGGTCCGGAGGAACTGGGCGCCgaggaggagatggaggcaggGCGGCCGCTGCCCGTGCTGCGCTCGGTGAACTCGCGCGAGCCCTCCCAGGTCATCTTCTGCAACCGCAGCCCGCGCGTCGTGCTGCCCCTATGGCTCAACTTCGACGGCGAGCCGCAGCCCTACCCAACGCTGCCGCCTGGCACGGGCCGCCGCATCCACAGCTACCGAG GTCACCTTTGGCTCTTCAGAGATGCAGGGACACACGATGGGCTTCTGGTTAACCAAACTGAATTATTTGTGCCATCTCTCAATGTTGACGGACAGCCTATttttgccaatatcacactgCCAG atggaatctcgttgtgttggccagggtggagtacagtggcgcagtcttggctcactgcaacctctgcctactgg agagtcTCACagtgccatccaggctggagtgcagtggtgtga
- the LOC105477690 gene encoding von Hippel-Lindau disease tumor suppressor isoform X3, producing the protein MPRRAENWDEAEEGAEEAGAEEYGPEEDGREESGAEESGPEESGPEELGAEEEMEAGRPLPVLRSVNSREPSQVIFCNRSPRVVLPLWLNFDGEPQPYPTLPPGTGRRIHSYRGHLWLFRDAGTHDGLLVNQTELFVPSLNVDGQPIFANITLPDGISLCWPGWSTVAQSWLTATSAYWCIL; encoded by the exons ATGCCCCGGAGGGCGGAGAACTGGGACGAGGCCGAGGAAGGCGCGGAGGAGGCAGGCGCCGAAGAGTACGGCCCTGAAGAGGACGGCCGGGAGGAGTCGGGCGCCGAGGAGTCCGGCCCGGAAGAGTCCGGTCCGGAGGAACTGGGCGCCgaggaggagatggaggcaggGCGGCCGCTGCCCGTGCTGCGCTCGGTGAACTCGCGCGAGCCCTCCCAGGTCATCTTCTGCAACCGCAGCCCGCGCGTCGTGCTGCCCCTATGGCTCAACTTCGACGGCGAGCCGCAGCCCTACCCAACGCTGCCGCCTGGCACGGGCCGCCGCATCCACAGCTACCGAG GTCACCTTTGGCTCTTCAGAGATGCAGGGACACACGATGGGCTTCTGGTTAACCAAACTGAATTATTTGTGCCATCTCTCAATGTTGACGGACAGCCTATttttgccaatatcacactgCCAG atggaatctcgttgtgttggccagggtggagtacagtggcgcagtcttggctcactgcaacctctgcctactgg TGTATACTCTGA
- the LOC105477690 gene encoding von Hippel-Lindau disease tumor suppressor isoform X4, whose protein sequence is MPRRAENWDEAEEGAEEAGAEEYGPEEDGREESGAEESGPEESGPEELGAEEEMEAGRPLPVLRSVNSREPSQVIFCNRSPRVVLPLWLNFDGEPQPYPTLPPGTGRRIHSYRVYTLKERCLQVVRSLVKPENYRRLDIVRSLYEDLEDHPNVQKDLERLTQEHIANQRMGD, encoded by the exons ATGCCCCGGAGGGCGGAGAACTGGGACGAGGCCGAGGAAGGCGCGGAGGAGGCAGGCGCCGAAGAGTACGGCCCTGAAGAGGACGGCCGGGAGGAGTCGGGCGCCGAGGAGTCCGGCCCGGAAGAGTCCGGTCCGGAGGAACTGGGCGCCgaggaggagatggaggcaggGCGGCCGCTGCCCGTGCTGCGCTCGGTGAACTCGCGCGAGCCCTCCCAGGTCATCTTCTGCAACCGCAGCCCGCGCGTCGTGCTGCCCCTATGGCTCAACTTCGACGGCGAGCCGCAGCCCTACCCAACGCTGCCGCCTGGCACGGGCCGCCGCATCCACAGCTACCGAG TGTATACTCTGAAAGAACGATGCCTCCAGGTTGTCCGGAGCCTAGTCAAGCCTGAGAATTACAGGAGACTGGACATTGTCAGGTCACTGTACGAAGATCTGGAAGACCACCCAAATGTGCAGAAAGACCTGGAGCGGCTGACGCAGGAGCACATTGCAAATCAACGGATGGGAGATTGA
- the LOC105477690 gene encoding von Hippel-Lindau disease tumor suppressor isoform X1 translates to MPRRAENWDEAEEGAEEAGAEEYGPEEDGREESGAEESGPEESGPEELGAEEEMEAGRPLPVLRSVNSREPSQVIFCNRSPRVVLPLWLNFDGEPQPYPTLPPGTGRRIHSYRGHLWLFRDAGTHDGLLVNQTELFVPSLNVDGQPIFANITLPVYTLKERCLQVVRSLVKPENYRRLDIVRSLYEDLEDHPNVQKDLERLTQEHIANQRMGD, encoded by the exons ATGCCCCGGAGGGCGGAGAACTGGGACGAGGCCGAGGAAGGCGCGGAGGAGGCAGGCGCCGAAGAGTACGGCCCTGAAGAGGACGGCCGGGAGGAGTCGGGCGCCGAGGAGTCCGGCCCGGAAGAGTCCGGTCCGGAGGAACTGGGCGCCgaggaggagatggaggcaggGCGGCCGCTGCCCGTGCTGCGCTCGGTGAACTCGCGCGAGCCCTCCCAGGTCATCTTCTGCAACCGCAGCCCGCGCGTCGTGCTGCCCCTATGGCTCAACTTCGACGGCGAGCCGCAGCCCTACCCAACGCTGCCGCCTGGCACGGGCCGCCGCATCCACAGCTACCGAG GTCACCTTTGGCTCTTCAGAGATGCAGGGACACACGATGGGCTTCTGGTTAACCAAACTGAATTATTTGTGCCATCTCTCAATGTTGACGGACAGCCTATttttgccaatatcacactgCCAG TGTATACTCTGAAAGAACGATGCCTCCAGGTTGTCCGGAGCCTAGTCAAGCCTGAGAATTACAGGAGACTGGACATTGTCAGGTCACTGTACGAAGATCTGGAAGACCACCCAAATGTGCAGAAAGACCTGGAGCGGCTGACGCAGGAGCACATTGCAAATCAACGGATGGGAGATTGA